The proteins below are encoded in one region of Bacteroides uniformis:
- a CDS encoding SusC/RagA family TonB-linked outer membrane protein, with protein MSTNAFAQRLTATGKVTDAAGLEVIGASVLEKGTANGVVTNLDGEFSLSVGQNATLVISFIGYKTIEVKATTNMNITLQEDNELLDEVVVIGYGSVKRKDVTTAVSTVSTKDLDQRPIVSAAQALQGKAAGVSVMQPSGEPGGGMSIRVRGTTSFNGSNDPLYVVDGVPVDNINFLSPNDIESLSILKDASSAAIYGSRAANGVVLITTKAGAEGNAKVALNVQYGMTKVAKSMDALNTEQYRELQEEIGAVNPAALEGLTDQTDWFDEVYKTGQTQNYQVSVSNGNEKMKYFLSAGYLNEKGILEGTYFKRYSFRANIDNQIRSWLNVSANISYSDNIGNTGIISGTGANRGGVVLSVINTPTYAPIWDPEKPNQYNKNFYGVNIMNPMENLARQKNNKNKENRLIASGAATISFLPNLKLKSSVALDRRNGVSTTFLDPISTTDGRNSFGTASDNRNMNTVLVFDNILTYNTNIKKHGIDVMAGSSYTKSDYTNSWINGSHFRDDKIQTLNAANKISWDGTGTGASQWAISSYFARVSYNYDSKYMLTMNMRADGSSKLHPDHRWGIFPSFSAAWRISSEKFMKDIAWIDDLKLRGGWGQTGNQSGIGDYSYLQRYNINRIPWFEEGNDHAVPGISQANLRTSDLKWETTNQTNIGLDLTVLNNRLTFSMDYYYKKTTDMLMNVSLPAGAAATTSITRNEGEMTNKGFEFAINSHNLTGEFSWDTDFNISFNKNKLTKLSLQKIYTAASSAEVVKENIVRNEPGRPLGGFYGYISDGVDPETGNLIYRDLNEDGKISTSDRTYIGDPNPDFIYGLTNTFTWKDLSLSIFIQGSYGNDIFNVSRMETEGMYDGKNQSTEVLKRWRIPGQITNVPKANFNIKNSTYFVEDGSYLRVKDISLSYNIRCRQFKKWGISRVQPYFTASNLLTWTSYSGMDPEVNQYGNSGSVQGIDYGTYPQSKSFVFGINVEF; from the coding sequence ATGTCAACAAATGCATTTGCCCAACGATTGACAGCTACGGGTAAAGTAACAGATGCTGCAGGCCTGGAGGTCATTGGCGCATCCGTATTGGAAAAGGGTACCGCCAACGGTGTTGTTACCAATCTGGACGGGGAGTTTTCCCTGAGTGTAGGACAGAATGCCACACTGGTAATATCCTTCATCGGCTACAAAACGATAGAGGTAAAAGCAACCACCAACATGAATATCACATTGCAGGAAGATAACGAACTGCTGGACGAAGTGGTAGTTATCGGTTATGGAAGTGTGAAGCGTAAAGACGTAACCACAGCCGTATCCACGGTTTCTACAAAGGATTTGGACCAACGCCCCATTGTATCGGCAGCCCAAGCCCTGCAAGGCAAAGCAGCCGGCGTGTCGGTTATGCAACCCAGCGGTGAACCGGGCGGAGGCATGAGCATCCGCGTACGTGGTACCACCTCATTCAACGGCAGCAACGACCCGCTCTACGTAGTGGACGGTGTGCCCGTGGACAACATCAACTTTCTCTCTCCCAACGACATTGAAAGTCTCTCTATCCTAAAGGATGCCTCATCGGCAGCCATCTATGGTTCGCGTGCAGCCAACGGTGTGGTACTGATTACGACCAAAGCCGGAGCAGAAGGCAATGCCAAAGTGGCACTGAACGTACAATATGGTATGACGAAAGTAGCCAAGAGCATGGATGCCCTGAATACAGAACAATACCGTGAGTTACAGGAAGAAATCGGGGCTGTCAACCCCGCTGCCCTTGAAGGTCTAACAGACCAGACAGACTGGTTTGATGAAGTTTACAAAACCGGACAGACCCAAAACTACCAGGTGTCCGTATCTAACGGAAACGAAAAGATGAAATACTTCCTCTCTGCCGGTTATCTGAATGAAAAAGGCATTTTGGAAGGCACGTACTTCAAACGATATAGCTTCCGTGCCAACATTGACAACCAGATACGCAGTTGGCTGAACGTAAGTGCCAATATCTCCTACTCCGACAATATCGGAAACACCGGCATCATTTCCGGTACGGGTGCCAACCGTGGCGGTGTAGTCCTCTCGGTTATCAACACACCGACCTATGCTCCTATTTGGGACCCTGAAAAGCCGAATCAATACAATAAGAACTTCTACGGGGTAAATATCATGAACCCGATGGAAAACCTGGCCCGCCAGAAAAACAACAAGAACAAGGAGAACCGCCTCATCGCATCCGGAGCCGCTACCATCAGCTTTCTGCCCAACCTGAAGTTGAAATCATCCGTAGCCCTGGACCGCCGTAACGGTGTAAGCACCACATTCCTCGATCCAATATCGACCACCGACGGACGCAACAGCTTCGGTACAGCCTCTGACAACCGGAATATGAATACCGTGTTGGTTTTCGATAATATATTGACTTACAATACCAATATCAAGAAGCACGGCATCGACGTAATGGCAGGTTCTTCCTATACCAAATCGGACTATACCAACAGCTGGATAAACGGCTCACATTTCCGGGACGATAAAATACAGACCCTGAACGCTGCCAATAAAATTTCATGGGACGGTACCGGAACAGGAGCTTCACAGTGGGCCATCTCTTCCTATTTCGCCCGTGTGTCCTACAACTATGACAGCAAGTACATGCTTACCATGAACATGCGTGCCGACGGTTCATCCAAGCTGCATCCCGACCATCGCTGGGGTATTTTCCCCTCCTTCTCGGCTGCATGGCGCATTTCGTCGGAAAAGTTCATGAAAGACATCGCTTGGATTGATGACTTGAAGCTCCGCGGTGGCTGGGGACAGACCGGTAACCAAAGCGGTATAGGCGATTACTCGTATCTGCAACGTTACAACATCAACCGCATACCCTGGTTTGAAGAAGGTAACGACCATGCAGTTCCCGGTATCAGCCAGGCCAACCTGAGAACAAGTGACCTGAAATGGGAAACTACCAACCAGACGAACATCGGTCTTGACCTGACTGTACTGAACAACAGACTGACCTTCAGCATGGACTACTATTACAAGAAAACTACAGACATGTTGATGAATGTAAGTCTGCCTGCTGGTGCGGCAGCAACCACCAGCATCACCCGTAACGAAGGCGAGATGACCAACAAGGGATTCGAGTTCGCCATCAACTCCCATAACCTGACCGGCGAGTTTTCTTGGGATACAGACTTCAACATTTCTTTCAATAAGAACAAGCTGACCAAGCTGTCATTGCAGAAAATCTATACAGCAGCAAGCAGCGCCGAGGTGGTGAAAGAAAATATCGTACGCAATGAGCCCGGACGTCCTTTGGGTGGTTTCTACGGCTACATCAGCGACGGTGTAGACCCCGAAACCGGTAACCTGATTTATCGCGACCTTAACGAAGACGGCAAGATTTCCACTTCTGACCGTACCTATATCGGCGACCCGAATCCCGACTTCATCTACGGATTGACAAACACCTTTACATGGAAAGACCTCAGCCTGAGCATCTTCATCCAAGGAAGCTACGGAAACGACATCTTCAATGTGTCCCGTATGGAAACCGAAGGTATGTATGACGGTAAAAACCAGTCAACGGAAGTATTGAAACGCTGGAGAATTCCCGGACAGATTACGAATGTCCCGAAAGCCAACTTCAACATCAAGAACTCCACTTACTTTGTAGAAGACGGCAGCTACCTGCGTGTCAAAGACATTTCACTCTCTTACAACATCCGTTGCCGCCAGTTCAAGAAATGGGGTATCAGCCGCGTACAGCCTTATTTTACCGCCAGCAATTTGCTGACCTGGACCAGCTATTCAGGTATGGATCCTGAAGTGAACCAATATGGCAACAGCGGTTCTGTACAGGGCATCGACTATGGAACTTACCCGCAGAGCAAATCATTCGTTTTCGGTATCAATGTTGAATTCTAA
- a CDS encoding DUF5125 domain-containing protein, whose amino-acid sequence MKSLKYYLMALAGIAMLNACSDDDPVPGNPTMDFQAEPSSALFGDSLPFTIKASDADVPLSTLKARLYFSDEMVSETIIRTKVNGQDYTGKIYVPYLANIPNGTATLKFILQNINFTITEKSYDVALSRPDFPYLTLISGDQEYRMEKVAANQYSVTGEFAQKVKGYIKAPKVGANGNEINFGWSNGAITQGTSSEITFSNLSAGEYSISFNTLTYAAAPFVKLLLNGSEMEMVDDDHYSIDLNLKQGDNITADIPNFDQYWIDPDFFEKNEDGSLKFLPIDGTYRVIANLALNYLEVLKMNGTSTATLNDDGTGALWIIGDGIGKPSVATNAVGWTTEKGLCMSQIEAKKYQVTVVAGEQIKSDDINFKFFHQQGWGGEYKNDALSTTSDLVFIGDSTNGRDAGNLGLVEGKSLENGVAYRFTVDVTAGVSSAVLTVEKVER is encoded by the coding sequence ATGAAAAGCTTAAAATACTATCTAATGGCATTGGCAGGCATAGCCATGCTGAATGCTTGCAGCGATGACGATCCGGTTCCCGGCAACCCGACAATGGACTTTCAGGCAGAACCTTCTTCAGCCTTGTTCGGAGACAGTCTGCCTTTTACAATCAAGGCATCGGACGCAGATGTACCCCTTTCCACGTTAAAAGCGCGGTTATACTTCAGCGACGAAATGGTGTCAGAGACTATAATCCGTACAAAAGTAAACGGTCAAGACTATACCGGGAAAATATATGTTCCCTATCTGGCAAATATTCCCAACGGAACAGCTACATTGAAGTTCATTCTGCAGAACATCAATTTCACAATTACAGAAAAAAGCTATGACGTGGCGCTGAGTCGTCCGGACTTCCCCTACCTAACTCTGATTTCCGGAGACCAAGAATACCGCATGGAAAAAGTCGCAGCCAATCAGTATAGCGTGACCGGTGAATTTGCACAAAAAGTGAAAGGTTACATCAAAGCTCCTAAAGTAGGCGCCAACGGGAATGAAATCAACTTCGGATGGAGCAACGGTGCCATTACACAAGGTACCTCCAGTGAAATTACCTTCTCCAATCTGTCAGCTGGAGAATATTCCATCTCCTTCAATACGTTGACTTATGCAGCCGCTCCTTTCGTGAAACTACTGCTGAACGGTTCTGAAATGGAGATGGTGGATGATGACCATTACAGCATCGACCTCAATCTGAAGCAAGGGGACAACATCACTGCAGACATTCCCAACTTCGACCAATATTGGATAGACCCCGACTTCTTCGAAAAGAATGAAGACGGTTCGCTGAAGTTCCTGCCCATCGATGGAACTTATCGCGTCATTGCCAACCTGGCCCTGAATTATCTGGAAGTATTGAAAATGAACGGAACAAGCACCGCCACTCTGAACGATGACGGAACCGGCGCCCTTTGGATTATCGGTGACGGTATCGGTAAACCTTCCGTAGCGACCAATGCCGTAGGTTGGACTACAGAAAAAGGTCTCTGCATGTCACAGATTGAAGCGAAGAAGTATCAGGTAACAGTAGTAGCGGGAGAGCAAATCAAATCTGATGACATCAACTTCAAGTTCTTCCACCAGCAAGGTTGGGGAGGTGAATATAAAAACGATGCCTTGTCTACCACCAGTGACTTAGTATTTATAGGTGACAGTACCAACGGACGTGATGCCGGCAACTTGGGCCTCGTAGAAGGCAAAAGCCTGGAAAACGGTGTCGCTTACCGGTTCACAGTTGACGTAACGGCAGGTGTCTCTTCGGCAGTTCTGACAGTAGAAAAGGTAGAAAGATAG
- a CDS encoding beta-ketoacyl-ACP synthase III: protein MEKINAVITGVGGYVPDYVLTNDEISRMVDTNDEWIMTRIGVKERRILNEEGLGSSYMARKAAKQLMQRTGADPDDIDLVIVATSTPDYHFPSTASILCDKLRLKNAYAFDLQAACSGFLYLMETAANFIRSGRYKKVIIVGADKMSSMVDYTDRATCPIFGDGAAAFMLEPTTEDVGIMDAILRTDGKGLPFLHMKAGGSVCPPSYFTVDNHMHYIYQEGRTVFKYAVSNMSDVSAAIAEKNGLTKDSIDWVIPHQANLRIIDAVAHRLEVPREKVLINIERYGNTSAATLPLCIWDFEDKLKKGDNLIFTAFGAGFTWGAVYVKWGYDGKKQ, encoded by the coding sequence ATGGAAAAAATAAATGCAGTAATTACAGGAGTCGGCGGTTATGTACCTGATTACGTCTTGACGAACGACGAAATCTCAAGAATGGTGGATACGAATGACGAATGGATTATGACTCGTATCGGAGTAAAGGAAAGACGTATCCTGAATGAAGAAGGGTTAGGTAGTTCCTATATGGCGCGTAAAGCTGCCAAACAGCTGATGCAACGTACTGGCGCGGATCCGGATGATATAGATCTGGTGATTGTAGCTACTTCCACTCCGGATTATCATTTCCCTTCTACAGCTTCTATTTTATGTGATAAGTTAAGGCTGAAAAATGCATATGCTTTTGACTTGCAGGCAGCCTGCAGCGGATTTCTCTATCTGATGGAGACGGCGGCCAATTTCATCCGTTCTGGAAGATATAAGAAGGTTATCATTGTGGGAGCCGACAAGATGTCGTCAATGGTTGATTATACAGACCGTGCTACTTGTCCTATCTTTGGAGACGGCGCTGCAGCTTTCATGCTCGAGCCGACAACAGAAGATGTAGGTATTATGGATGCTATTCTGAGAACCGACGGCAAAGGTTTGCCTTTCCTGCATATGAAAGCGGGTGGGTCGGTTTGTCCTCCCTCTTATTTTACTGTAGACAACCACATGCATTACATTTATCAGGAAGGACGTACTGTGTTTAAGTATGCCGTATCCAATATGTCGGATGTTAGCGCGGCCATTGCCGAGAAAAACGGTCTGACAAAGGATAGCATTGACTGGGTGATTCCGCACCAGGCCAATCTTCGTATCATTGATGCTGTGGCACATCGTCTGGAAGTTCCTCGTGAGAAAGTACTGATTAATATCGAACGTTACGGCAATACCAGTGCTGCTACGTTGCCTCTTTGCATCTGGGACTTTGAAGATAAGCTGAAGAAAGGCGACAACCTTATTTTCACTGCATTCGGCGCAGGATTTACCTGGGGAGCCGTGTATGTGAAGTGGGGATACGACGGAAAGAAGCAGTAA
- a CDS encoding RagB/SusD family nutrient uptake outer membrane protein, which translates to MKLNHIYKSIACGVLLAMTATSCDLDYNPVDTYSDVTEGVNKTDEKPIFNSVQDVETSMVTLHKKFRDQQEHWYVDKLLIGDAHSDNAYAGTTGAEVVPYETNSIEGSNSVLKRDWDRFLGDIAVANRIIVGCDQLKALSESERGKYQSQAKIFRAMVMFDMVRLWGNFPVITTVGGDITEDNVEEMYPTYFPPQNTAEEAYAQIEKDLTEAVENPNTPTNDTSDKSILTKSVARAMLAKVYAEKPLRDYAKVIKYADELAADGFDLVEDFSDLWAYDTEKKDCRVRNTKEAILEAHFPPGSGNWCTWMFGRNLSNWDESFTWAKWITPSRDLIRLYEEQGDTKRYNESVVWYDCGWSNYYPADHYAFMYKCRSAFNSIIYLRYADILLLKAEAKIMGETPDLNGAADIIDRIRNRAGLGKLPQSTRSSKEALLQAYMDERRMELAFEGQRWYDLCRLNKVEEVMNAVYAKDSGRHAQENLFNENSYLLAIPQGAIDQNENLIQNPGY; encoded by the coding sequence ATGAAACTAAACCATATATATAAAAGTATAGCTTGCGGTGTATTGTTGGCAATGACCGCAACCTCATGTGACTTGGACTATAATCCGGTAGACACCTACTCGGATGTAACGGAAGGAGTGAACAAAACTGATGAAAAGCCTATTTTCAACAGTGTGCAAGACGTGGAAACTTCAATGGTAACCCTTCACAAAAAATTTCGTGACCAGCAGGAGCACTGGTATGTCGACAAACTGCTTATCGGTGACGCTCATTCCGATAATGCCTACGCCGGAACAACGGGGGCCGAAGTGGTGCCTTACGAAACCAACTCCATTGAAGGCTCTAATTCTGTACTAAAACGTGACTGGGACCGTTTCTTAGGCGACATTGCCGTTGCCAACCGCATCATCGTGGGCTGTGACCAGCTCAAGGCACTCAGTGAAAGTGAACGCGGCAAGTATCAGTCACAAGCCAAGATATTCCGTGCCATGGTCATGTTCGATATGGTACGCTTATGGGGTAACTTCCCGGTCATCACTACCGTGGGCGGTGACATTACCGAAGACAACGTAGAAGAAATGTACCCGACCTATTTTCCTCCACAGAATACGGCTGAAGAGGCTTACGCCCAAATAGAGAAAGACCTGACTGAAGCAGTGGAAAACCCCAACACACCGACAAACGACACATCAGACAAGAGCATACTTACCAAATCGGTGGCACGTGCCATGCTTGCCAAGGTCTATGCAGAAAAACCTCTGCGCGATTATGCAAAGGTTATCAAATATGCCGATGAACTTGCTGCCGACGGCTTCGACCTCGTGGAAGACTTCAGTGACCTTTGGGCGTATGATACGGAAAAAAAAGACTGCCGGGTGCGCAATACCAAGGAGGCAATTCTCGAAGCCCACTTTCCTCCCGGCTCCGGCAACTGGTGTACTTGGATGTTCGGCCGCAACTTGAGCAACTGGGATGAAAGTTTCACCTGGGCCAAATGGATTACCCCTTCCCGTGACCTTATCCGCCTCTATGAAGAGCAAGGAGACACGAAACGTTACAATGAATCTGTTGTATGGTATGACTGCGGATGGAGCAACTATTATCCGGCAGACCATTATGCCTTCATGTACAAATGCCGCTCTGCGTTCAACAGCATTATCTATCTGCGATATGCCGACATCCTGCTCCTCAAAGCCGAAGCAAAAATTATGGGAGAGACTCCCGACCTGAACGGTGCAGCCGACATCATCGACCGCATCCGCAACCGCGCCGGACTGGGCAAACTTCCACAAAGCACCCGCAGCAGTAAAGAAGCATTGCTCCAAGCTTATATGGACGAACGCCGCATGGAGCTTGCCTTTGAAGGACAGCGCTGGTACGACCTTTGCCGCCTCAATAAGGTAGAAGAAGTGATGAACGCCGTTTACGCCAAAGACAGCGGCCGCCATGCACAAGAAAATCTGTTCAATGAGAACTCCTATCTGCTGGCTATTCCCCAAGGAGCCATCGACCAGAACGAAAATCTGATACAGAACCCGGGCTATTAA
- the rpmF gene encoding 50S ribosomal protein L32, whose product MAHPKRRQSKTRTAKRRTHDKAVAPTLAICPNCGEWHVYHTVCGACGYYRGKLAVEKEAAV is encoded by the coding sequence ATGGCACATCCTAAGAGAAGACAGTCAAAAACAAGAACTGCGAAGAGAAGAACTCATGATAAAGCAGTAGCTCCTACACTGGCTATTTGCCCGAATTGTGGTGAGTGGCATGTATATCACACTGTATGTGGTGCATGTGGTTACTATAGAGGTAAGCTTGCAGTTGAAAAGGAAGCTGCCGTATAA
- a CDS encoding glycoside hydrolase family 30 protein: MNLRNIFTTALGCFTILAACGNDNDSNITPTPEPKPDQPTEEVKDVTLYVTNTSRTYDLTKSGLAFGTGSNMSPSTVTLDPTTRYQEMDGFGAAITGSTSYNLMQMTQENRTKFLTETFSDKEGYGFSYVRIAIGCSDFSFSEFTCCDEKGLEHFALPMEDTKYVIPILKEILAINPTVKVIAAPWTCPKWMKVKSLEERVPFDSWTSGHLNPEYYRTYGEYFVKWIQAFEKEGIKIHAVTPQNEPLNHGNSASLFMGWEEARDFIKTGLGPAFKEAGVTTKIYVFDHNYNYDNLADQKSYPTKIYDDAEASQYIAGAAYHNYGGNRSELLNIHKLYPNKELLFTETSIGTWNSGRDLEARLLNDMEEIALGTANNWCRGTIVWNLMLDSDLGPVSPSDGSCKTCYGAVDIDNTNYSKIVRNSHYYLIGHMSSVVKPGAVRIGTTGYTANGITYSAFENTDGTYAFVLANNNADAKRITVSDGTHYFSYEVPAKAVVSYRWKK, encoded by the coding sequence ATGAATTTAAGAAATATATTCACTACCGCATTAGGCTGCTTCACCATACTGGCAGCCTGCGGCAATGACAATGACAGTAACATCACCCCTACACCGGAACCCAAGCCAGACCAACCCACGGAAGAGGTAAAGGATGTTACCCTCTATGTAACGAACACCAGTCGTACTTATGATTTGACAAAGTCCGGGCTGGCCTTCGGCACCGGAAGCAACATGTCACCTTCTACCGTGACACTCGACCCCACCACCCGTTATCAGGAAATGGACGGTTTTGGCGCAGCCATTACTGGCTCTACCAGTTACAACCTGATGCAAATGACACAAGAGAACCGCACGAAGTTTCTGACTGAGACATTCTCGGATAAAGAAGGCTACGGCTTCAGCTATGTACGTATTGCCATCGGTTGTTCCGACTTCTCATTCAGTGAATTTACTTGCTGTGACGAAAAGGGACTTGAGCACTTTGCCCTTCCGATGGAAGACACCAAGTATGTAATTCCTATATTGAAGGAAATTCTAGCAATCAATCCTACTGTCAAAGTGATTGCCGCTCCCTGGACATGTCCGAAGTGGATGAAAGTGAAAAGCCTGGAAGAACGTGTACCCTTTGACTCATGGACCAGCGGACACTTGAACCCCGAATATTACAGAACGTATGGCGAATATTTCGTAAAATGGATACAAGCTTTCGAAAAGGAAGGCATCAAAATCCACGCTGTGACTCCGCAGAACGAACCGCTGAACCACGGTAACTCAGCATCCTTGTTCATGGGATGGGAAGAAGCCCGTGACTTCATCAAGACTGGCCTGGGCCCTGCCTTCAAAGAAGCCGGAGTTACTACAAAGATTTATGTTTTCGACCATAACTACAACTACGACAATCTGGCCGACCAAAAAAGTTACCCTACCAAGATTTATGATGATGCGGAAGCCTCACAATACATTGCGGGCGCTGCCTACCATAATTATGGCGGTAACCGTTCTGAGTTGCTGAATATCCACAAACTCTATCCCAACAAGGAACTGCTTTTTACGGAAACCTCCATCGGTACTTGGAACTCCGGTCGCGATTTGGAAGCACGCCTGCTTAACGATATGGAAGAAATAGCATTGGGAACAGCCAACAACTGGTGCCGCGGCACCATTGTGTGGAATCTGATGTTAGACAGTGACCTGGGACCGGTAAGCCCCTCAGATGGTTCTTGCAAGACCTGCTACGGTGCAGTGGATATTGACAATACAAACTATTCTAAAATTGTCCGTAATTCCCATTATTACCTTATCGGGCACATGTCTTCAGTCGTGAAACCGGGAGCTGTACGTATCGGAACGACCGGTTACACAGCCAACGGAATCACCTACTCCGCCTTCGAGAATACGGACGGTACCTATGCATTCGTATTGGCAAACAACAATGCAGATGCCAAGCGAATCACCGTAAGCGACGGCACACACTACTTTTCCTACGAAGTTCCGGCCAAAGCAGTCGTTTCTTACCGTTGGAAAAAATAA
- a CDS encoding DUF177 domain-containing protein, which yields MGKFDKYKIDLKGMQADSCKYEFVLDNLFFANIDGPEVQKGKVNVVLVVKKTSRAFELNFQTDGMVWVPCDRCLDDMEQLVSSTDKLLVKFGHEYAEEGDNLIVIPEEEGEINVAWFMYEFVALAIPMKHVHAPGKCNKAMTSKLSKHMRTTPDDDMAEDTFAPEEEVELMNEEETQVDPRWDELKKILDNN from the coding sequence TTGGGAAAGTTTGATAAATACAAAATAGACCTGAAAGGTATGCAAGCAGATTCATGCAAATATGAGTTTGTGCTAGACAACCTTTTCTTTGCCAATATTGATGGACCGGAAGTGCAGAAGGGTAAAGTCAATGTGGTGTTAGTTGTAAAGAAAACATCTCGTGCTTTCGAATTGAACTTCCAGACAGACGGAATGGTGTGGGTGCCATGTGACCGTTGTTTGGACGATATGGAACAGCTTGTCAGCTCGACAGATAAGCTGCTGGTTAAGTTCGGTCATGAATATGCCGAAGAAGGTGACAATCTCATTGTAATTCCCGAAGAGGAAGGTGAGATTAATGTAGCATGGTTTATGTACGAGTTTGTAGCTTTGGCCATCCCCATGAAGCATGTGCATGCTCCGGGTAAGTGTAACAAGGCAATGACCAGCAAATTGAGTAAGCATATGCGCACTACTCCGGATGATGATATGGCTGAGGACACATTTGCTCCGGAAGAAGAGGTGGAGCTGATGAATGAAGAAGAAACGCAGGTAGACCCGCGTTGGGACGAATTAAAGAAAATATTAGATAACAATTAA
- a CDS encoding DUF6377 domain-containing protein codes for MKRKIIALLFLLMGCTFLNAAPYSEKIKELLVRLDSLIAQKNTFAMLKEAKIAQLHKLRKDVRTLEERYWLNKNLYDEYCVYNADSAMNYVAGNLDIVYKQNDKYRQMEWKIKKSFLLAATGLLKEAQDELDGVSGGSLPKELLVDYYGQMLYLYSHFNQYTGSEMGTLHEHYAQLERVYKDSLNMVLTPEDPLFLWYKGQVVQGTDSMYVFKERLQKGILNSAFDTRRDAMNAYVLACFYRESDEQENYLTYLIYSAMADVRISNKDIASLEELAGVLFSLGDIDHAYVYMSYCLQNALAYRNRVRVVGISAVQDTIHQIYQERNQRQEARLRMYLVLVSVLSLISLFAFLYIYKQMKRLKQSRQQLNEANNRLNKHVEELSKMHGQVAETNVQLTSLNEQLRDTNNQLRESNYVKEEYIGYVFSICSNYISKLDEYRKNINRKLKANQLEDVKALTDTHSMAQNELKEFYHNFDAIFLHIYPDFVSDFNALLHPDEQIVLKDGELLNTELRIYALVRLGITDSVKIAEFLHYSPQTVYNNRLKTRNKAIIPREEFAAVVRSLGRAQKWI; via the coding sequence ATGAAAAGAAAAATCATAGCTTTACTATTTTTGCTGATGGGGTGTACCTTTCTGAATGCGGCACCTTACAGTGAAAAGATAAAAGAACTGCTGGTGCGTCTTGATTCTCTGATTGCGCAAAAAAACACGTTTGCTATGCTTAAAGAGGCGAAGATTGCCCAGTTGCACAAGTTGCGAAAGGATGTGCGTACTTTGGAGGAGAGATATTGGCTGAATAAAAATCTTTATGATGAGTATTGTGTCTATAATGCCGATTCTGCAATGAATTATGTGGCAGGCAATTTGGACATAGTTTATAAGCAGAATGATAAATACCGGCAGATGGAGTGGAAGATAAAAAAGTCTTTTCTGTTGGCTGCCACCGGTCTGTTGAAAGAAGCCCAGGATGAGTTGGACGGAGTCTCGGGCGGTTCGCTCCCCAAAGAATTGTTAGTGGACTATTACGGACAAATGTTGTATCTGTATTCGCATTTCAATCAGTATACCGGTAGTGAAATGGGTACTTTGCATGAACATTATGCACAGTTGGAGCGTGTTTACAAGGACTCTTTGAATATGGTTCTTACCCCTGAAGACCCCTTGTTCTTGTGGTATAAAGGGCAGGTAGTACAAGGTACGGACAGTATGTATGTTTTTAAAGAACGTTTGCAGAAGGGAATTCTTAATTCTGCATTCGACACTCGGCGCGATGCCATGAATGCTTACGTGCTGGCCTGCTTTTATCGCGAGTCCGATGAGCAGGAAAATTATCTGACTTACCTGATATATTCTGCTATGGCCGATGTACGTATCTCCAATAAAGATATTGCTTCGTTGGAAGAGCTGGCGGGGGTACTTTTTAGTTTGGGTGATATTGACCATGCTTATGTCTACATGAGTTACTGCTTGCAGAATGCCTTGGCATATCGGAACCGGGTGAGGGTAGTGGGCATCTCTGCGGTGCAGGACACCATTCATCAGATCTATCAGGAACGTAATCAGAGGCAAGAAGCGCGGTTACGTATGTATTTGGTACTGGTCAGTGTCTTGTCCTTGATATCCTTGTTTGCCTTCCTATATATATACAAGCAGATGAAGCGGTTGAAGCAGTCGCGCCAACAGCTGAATGAGGCAAACAACCGCTTGAATAAGCATGTGGAAGAGCTTTCGAAAATGCACGGACAAGTGGCAGAAACGAATGTACAGCTTACTTCTTTGAATGAACAGTTGAGGGATACCAATAATCAGCTTCGTGAATCCAACTATGTGAAGGAGGAATACATAGGTTATGTCTTTTCCATTTGTTCCAATTATATCAGTAAGCTGGATGAGTATCGGAAAAATATCAATCGTAAGCTTAAGGCAAACCAGTTGGAGGATGTGAAAGCATTGACCGATACTCATTCTATGGCACAGAATGAGTTGAAAGAGTTCTATCATAACTTTGATGCTATCTTCTTGCACATTTATCCGGATTTCGTAAGTGACTTCAATGCCTTGCTCCATCCTGACGAGCAGATTGTGCTAAAAGATGGTGAGCTGCTGAATACGGAATTGCGCATTTATGCTTTGGTGCGTTTAGGTATCACTGATAGTGTGAAGATTGCCGAATTCTTGCATTATTCACCTCAGACCGTTTATAATAATCGTTTGAAAACACGTAATAAGGCTATCATTCCTCGGGAAGAGTTTGCTGCCGTTGTGCGTTCTTTGGGTAGGGCACAGAAGTGGATTTGA